TTACCTACGCTGTTGCGGCTCAGTTTCTTGATCGACTTGGCGGCACCGCCCAGCAAGGACTTTTTCTTGGCGGTTTTGGCTTTGATTTTCTTGTTCTTTTTCATGTTTGGGGCTAAAAGGTAAAGAGACGAAATGCGGATGGGTTAGCTATTGCGGCCCCAAACCGGCGCGGGCGACGCACAAGCTACAGGTCATCATCGGGGCTGGCGGCGGGCTTACGGCCGAAGGCGCCGGGAGCCTTGGTGGCTTTCGGCTTTTTGCGGGCTTTGCGGGACAGTTCGGCCCTTGCAGGGGCCGGTTCCTGGTCGTCCTCGTCCTCATCGTCGGGGGCCAGGGGCCGGGAGCCGGCCGAGGTACCGCCCGAGAGCAGGCCGCCGAGGCCGGCAAAGAGCGTATCAGGACCTTCGTTACGGACTTTATCCAGGTAGAAATAGCCGGCGGCTAGCAGCATTGCGCCGCCCACCAGCTTCTGGCCCGCGCTGAGCTTACCGATTTCGTTGGTCACCTTGCGGTACTTTTTGATGGAAACGGCAGCAACATCGAGCAGGTCATCACCGACGGTGTCTTTTTTGGAATGCTTCTTTTTATGCTTAGCCATGGGCGCAGGATTTAGCGGAGCCGAAAACGAGAGGTACAGTAGCCACGGTGCCCGAGCCAGTGTCGCAGCGCCGCAGTCTAGGGTATTCGAGGGGTTGGCCCGGAAGGTTTCCGCCATTCTTCAGATTGAGTACTGCCCTGCTGCCCGCCGCGCCGGCCGAAAGGCCTCGTTCAGAGTCGGCCCGGTGGGCGGCGGGCCAGGCGCCGGGCCAGCACCAGCGCCCCAATTCCCCACAAGCCCAGGCTGAGTACCGTGCAGGCCAGCAGCGGGGTTAGTTCTCCAAATTCGTAGTGCATCTGGCGGGTGCGTAGAAAGCGGGTGGCAATGGCCAGAAAGTAGCACGACCAGTACTGGATATACAGGTAGCTACCCACGGCCAGCGCCACCAGGCTTACGCGGACGGCCCGGCGCTTCACCCACCCGGCCGCCAGCACCAGTAGCCCCACGTAGAGGCCGGCCCCGATGAGAATTCCCCCGACGCCGCCCACGAGCAGAAAAGACGCTTTTACATCTTTTTCGCCGGCATACGCCAAGGCCGGCTCAGCCAGGAAGGCCACGATGAGCAGGAGGCAAAACAGATGGCGGGAAAAGCTACGCATGACGGCCAGAACTACGGATTGCCTTACCAGACCATCCGAGCCTTGTACGAACCAGCTGGCCGGCGGCTGCGGCCGGGCTTGCCGCTGTCATAGCTCCTGGGTGGTCCTTGCCAAGCCCGTGCCCCCACTGAGCCCAGGCAAACCGCGTTACTCCCGGTCGAAGTTGGCCCGCTTGTTCAGGGCTGCCATGCGCACTACTTCGGCCACGCGGCGGGCCCGGGTTTCGGGGCGCTTGGCGGCCAGTACCCAGCTCAGCAGCATCTTACGGGCCGAGGGCGAAAAAGCCAGAAAGTGCTGCTTGGCAACCGGCTCGGCGGCCAGGGCTGAGGCTAAATCGTCGGGCACGGCGCCGGCTTCGGCGGCATCGAGACTTTCCCAGGCCCCGTTTTGCTTGGCCCGGGCAATGGCTGCCAGTCCGGCGGGCTCCAGCTGCCCGGCCTGCTCCAGGTGCACCAGCCGCTCCTTGTTGACCTTGCTCCACCCGCTTTTGGGCTTGCGCGGCGTGAACAGCAGGGCGCTCCGGTCGGCATCCAGGCGGCGTGGCAGCGAGTCGATCCAGCCGAAGCACAGAGCCTCTTCCACCGACTCGGCGTAGCTGACCCGCGGCTGCCCGCTTTCCTTTTTGAAGTACACCAGCCACACGCCCGGACTGCTGGCGTGGTTATCGGCCAGCCACTGCCGCCACTCGGCGCGGGTGGCGGGGTGCAGCTGGGCGTAGGTATCGGGGCGGGCCATCCGGAAAATATAGGTTTTTCTCTTTATAAAGGACAACTGAGCTGTACTGCCCAAGCTTGCTTCTTACGGCCAATCGAGCTTGAGCACGGCTCGAACTTAGGGTTTGGCCGTTTGCAACTGCTCCAATGCCTTGACCAGGGCCGCGTCGCCGGGCGCGGCAAGGTCGGGGCGGATGGCGGGCACAAACTCTTCCCGGGGCAGGCCGTCCACGCGGTACAGCCGCTCGGTGGGAATGTTGAAGCCGAAGCGCGAGTTGGGCAGTCGATATGACTCGATGGAGCCATTGAGCCGGGCCATTTCCGTCCCGATTATCGTGGCCCGCCGCATGGATTCGAGCCCGATGGTGAGGCCTTCGCCCATGCTGCTGGTCCAGCGGCCGACGAGCACTACCACGGGCCGGGTGTAGGGCTGGGGCCGGGGCGCCACGAGCTCTACCCAGCTGCGCCGGATACCAAACTCCCGCACCTCGGCGGGCTGCTCGTGGCGCTGGTAGGGTTGCTCCTGGGTGATCAGGCGGCCCATCAGGGCGCGGGCCACCACCGTATTGCCGCCGCCCGGAGTTTCGCGCAAATCGAGCACCAGCCCGGTAGTGGCGCTCAGGCGGGTCAGGGCACTGTCGAAGGCGGCTATCATGGCGTTGTTGCCCAGGCTGTTATTAATACGAATGTAGCCCACCGTCCCGATCTGGCGGCTTTCCAGTAGGCCGTTGTATTGAATGTTTTCGAGCTGGGCCGTGGGCTGGTCGGGATACAGCTCCAGCTTTTTGCCCCGAACCCGCACGGTGAGTTTGCGGGCCTGGTTGTGGGTGCCAGCCAACGCCTGGTTGAGGGCTACTTCGCGGGCCGCTTCGTCGACGGCCTTTAAGGTACGTCCCAGCAATGGCCGCAACGCCTGCTCGATGGGAACATCATTGACGGCCACCAGCTCCATACCAGGCCGCAACCCAACCCGCTCGGCCCCGAAACCGGCC
Above is a genomic segment from Hymenobacter cellulosivorans containing:
- a CDS encoding YdeI/OmpD-associated family protein, with amino-acid sequence MARPDTYAQLHPATRAEWRQWLADNHASSPGVWLVYFKKESGQPRVSYAESVEEALCFGWIDSLPRRLDADRSALLFTPRKPKSGWSKVNKERLVHLEQAGQLEPAGLAAIARAKQNGAWESLDAAEAGAVPDDLASALAAEPVAKQHFLAFSPSARKMLLSWVLAAKRPETRARRVAEVVRMAALNKRANFDRE
- a CDS encoding S41 family peptidase, producing MLRRIPRLFFLVLVFLPAALRAQPTPLTAAQYQQDFDYFWTTVNDNYCYFDKKQTDWAQVRTLYGAQLPDIRSRSQFVRLLENALAELYDNHAGLSTNLPDSRRLLPSGTDVCAQFQQGKAIVVAVRAGFGAERVGLRPGMELVAVNDVPIEQALRPLLGRTLKAVDEAAREVALNQALAGTHNQARKLTVRVRGKKLELYPDQPTAQLENIQYNGLLESRQIGTVGYIRINNSLGNNAMIAAFDSALTRLSATTGLVLDLRETPGGGNTVVARALMGRLITQEQPYQRHEQPAEVREFGIRRSWVELVAPRPQPYTRPVVVLVGRWTSSMGEGLTIGLESMRRATIIGTEMARLNGSIESYRLPNSRFGFNIPTERLYRVDGLPREEFVPAIRPDLAAPGDAALVKALEQLQTAKP